The stretch of DNA GTGAGATTGTGGAAATCAATAACCATGTCGTCGAATCAAGTTGTGAAAGTAAAGAGAGAAACGATTGCAACATGCATGACTTGCCCACTCTGCAACAACTTGTTCAAACAAGCTACAACTATATCTGAATGTCTTCACACGTGTAAGCCCTTTCGAGATCTCTCCTTCAATCCCATTTTAAATTTCGAATTTTTTCAATCTTTTCAACGATTTAACACTACCCATCTTCttacttttcattttcttcttctggGGTTTGCCTCTTTCACTATTCAACCAAATGGGTATgcttattttgtaattttaatgcttcttgttaaaaaaatattattttttgctcTCTCTTTTATTAACCTGACGAGGACGTCAATGGTGTTTGCTCAGAAACATTGTTGTTCGGATTGGTCAAGTTTTTTtgttgtgtgtgtgtttttgcTTGCACTTGTGCTGTTCCATTAATGTCTTAGCTAGGTGGAAAGGTGTTTGAACTTTTTACTACAACAACAACTGTTCATTTAGTAAAATTGCTAGCTTTTACCTACTCTTCCAGCATGCAACATACTAACACAATTGTCGTGTTAGCGACAACATTATTATACTATGTTGTTGTTTCTTATATACATTTTGGCTTTTGGAATGGAAGTGTTTGTTATTTGTCATTTGAAGTTTAGTTTTTGCTCTAATTAGCTATTTTTATGATAGAATAGTTAtttgtcaattttaattttgagtgCACTTTTTTCAGCTAAGTGTTGTATTATTTGTATTCAGTTTGCAGGAAGTGCATTTATGACAAAATTACAGATGAAGATTTGGAATGCTGTCCAGTATGCAACATTGATTTGGGTTGTGTTCCTCTTGAGAAACTAAGGTCAATTCAATTCCCTCTGCCTTTGACCAATTCTCAATTCTACTTCTTCCTTTAAAACagataaagtaaaaaattagaATGTGCCTCTAGCATAATTTAAGTTTGTTGAATATGCATGAAAGGTTTGGATGCAGTTAACTAGTTATGTTGCGTCACAACCTCTTAAACACCGACACTTCTGATCGAGACATAACTCGGTGTCTGACATCGACATGATACATTAATTACtctcaattaatttattttcttaaattattattagtgtCGCCGTCTCAATTTCAGTGTCGTGTCCGGTGTCTGTGTCAACATACGTACTTCATAGGTCATGAGTGTTTTTATAAGGCTTCTAAATGGAGATTCAATTATACAAGATAGGAAACTTTCTTTTAATAGCGAATTATAATGTTAATGGTGGAGACATTAGACATGTGCTATATATTATAAACCTGTTGAATTATGTTGATTGTTCAACATTTGTAGAAACAACCCCTTGGGgaagaaaaaggaaacaaaacaGCTGGCATGCTGATGCACCTTCCTTCAAGAATTAATAAGAATGGTTTATGATAAGTTGGTGCTGTAAAGATTATATGATCATTTTGTTTCCTTATGAGACTAGCTTTTAAGTTTTACCGCATGAGAAATTTATCATAATAATACATGCATGCATGTTAAGTATAGTATATGGGGAGATATAATGATTTGAATTTTAcatcttttaataatttagttGATGGTGTatgtattataataataatgctggtagttttttttttttcaatgtttttttcttccagatgtttaattttatatagcATAATAAATGTAATATGTTTTAAGACAGGTGAAATCAGAAATTGAAGTAATGATTAACTGTAACAATTATGGTTTACTATGAGCTGATTGAAGTTACTAAGTTTTTATTTGACCTTTTAACTGGAAGCATAATATAGAAAGGTTCATAACTGGTTGTATTACACTTAATGTGTGTTAATTGGTAATGAAACACACATAAAAGTGtgtttttaaaatgtaaaacaCAACTAATGATATTGTTGTTCTCCTTGAAAATGCTGCATGCTAAGTTACAACCTTGATTTCTGATTATCAGGCCTGACCACAGTAAGCAAGATGTAAGGTCCAAAATTTTCCCAATAAAGGGAAAAAAGGTTAAAGAACCTGAAGTTGTTGCCGCCTCAGTACCATTGCCAGCTAAAAGAAAGGAAAGATCACTTTCATCTTTGGTGGTCAACACACCAAGAGTATCTGCACAAACAACCATGACGGGAAGAAGAACAAAACCTACAAGAAAGGCTAGCAGTATGCGGTCTTCTAGTTTTTCCATTGAAAAGACAGTTAAAAAGGAGGAAGAAATATTGGATGATTGTCCCGAGAGTTCAAACTCACCGGAAACTTCAAATAAGTTTGGTCAAAACAATGGACAGGTTAGCTGGAGTGACAATTTAGCTCACTAAACATTGTTGTGTTTCCTTTCCTCGTTTTATTCATTTGACTTCCAAAATTGTATTGGCACTGGTGTTGTTAAATAGCGGTCATAGCGAAGCAATAGTGCTATAGCGCATCGGAATTTGAACAATTCACTATTCTTCCGCAATACGCTATTTAGTACATTATGAAGTCAAATAGTGGCCTATAGcgtagcagaatttgaacaaatcactATTTTCCGTTATGGACAACACTGATTGAcactagttttatttatattcttatgCTTGAACTGTTACTTTTAGCAGAGTGAGGGTAGTCAATCAACACCAAATAAAGAAACAGAAAACGGTGCTGAAACATGGGATGCAAAGTTGGATCTTTGGAAACCTTTGAATTGTTTAGTAGAGGTTGCAAGCAGGACTAAATCTTTCAAGTCGAATACGCAAGGGTCCGATGCTAAACCAGAACCTGTTCACGTAACTGAGAATAACTCTCAAGtgcagaaaataaaaaataaggaaaataaacGCAAGGCAAAAGTCGATGATGAAAAGATTAGCCCTTTTCCGGTTTCTTCAGATACAGCAAAACCGAATAAATCACGCAGAGTACGTAGGAAAAAGGAACCTTTTGGAGAATCTGGCATATCACCCCAAGCTGTGGTGGATTCTACTAGCGATAAACTCTTTAAGAGTGGTCCAATTTGGTTCTCCTTAGTGGCTTCTGAAAACCAGTGAGATACCATCTTTGAAACttaaattgataatttataattttatatcttgaaatCCTGTGCATATTATCGTAAAACCATGAATGAATTTGGACTTGCTTCCGTCACAATTCACGCGTTCATGCAGCTAGCATATCTATGGCCGTTGAATTGAGATCAGACGGTGCAGAAAACAAGCatgttttgattgtttttttaacttcaaaatAACAAGCTTGAAATATGATCCGTCTGATCTTATCCAAGGCCACCAATGGGCTGACTGTGTGAATGTGTGTGATTTCTGACTGCAGACAATTCAATCTATGTACAAATCCTCTTTTTGGGTATTGAAATATATCATGTACTAATTTTCAGACTAATGTTTCAGGGAAGGAGATGCACCCTTGCCACAAATTCCTGCAAGTTATGTGAGAATAAAGTAAGTTCCTTCAGACTCCTTGGACATATGTTGAGTGTTGACTCTGTTAATTACTTTAGTGTCATAATATTGCATGCTTTAAAAATTGGGATTTTATACTCGGAGCAATGCATACCACCATAGGttattgaataatatatatgtgAATCTTTATGAATAATATGTATAAGCTAAGCCTGTCTATATATAGCAAATTTCGAGCAACTTATTGAATGACTGAAGAAGGAATCACTTACTTCATTCAACCTTTGATTGATTGCTTTAGAGTAATCACAATgtcttagaattttatcaaggaGAATACATTTTTTGACATCTTATTTATAGAATTTCACCTATATTAGTAGCTATTTAGATTTTGGCCTTTACCTCTTGGATACATTTATCTTCCAGATTTCGCCAATTCATGTCATGTCATCATCATCCTCAGTTATTTGTAAGGTTTCATATTGGAGGCCATAATTAGCTAAGTGTTATCTATATTTACTTATTGTAGACTTAAACAACTCTTTATCAGTGCACAGCAGACCCTATTTTGTATGTGACAAGTTGTGCACTCAAGGAAATACGTAAGCTATTCTTGCATAGGgaaaactaaaaatgaaaaaacagaAGATCAATAGAGAAATGAAGGAACTATTTTTACTGTATCTTTTGCTGCTGCTAAAGCTTAAATTGATGACGTATAACTGAAATAGAATAATATGACATCCTGTATAATACAATATTGCTTTTGTTTGCCGCAGGGATGGAAGTGTACCTGTCTCATTTATCCAGAAATACCTAGTGAAGAAACTAGATCTCACCAGTGAAGCTGAGGTAACATCGATTCCGAttcgtgtatatatatatatatatatatatgtatgtatgtatatcaaaattaaagagTATATTAGGTAAGAACTCTTAATTATCATATGAAATAAGAACATTTGATTACAAATATtagatcaaaattaaaaaatttagattgcATCATTAGTAACAAATCTCAAATGtatcttttattaaatatgagAGAAGATCACGTGGAAtttgtaattaatattgtaaTCTCAATCGTCAATATCAGTATAATGATTGTAATTAGATATTCTTGTTTCTCACATTAACCAATATCCTCACTATTTGGGTGTCCTTAATGTTTTATTTGTCAAGCTTGCATTATTCCAAGGAGAAATTTTAGCAACTCTTAATATAATCATATTCACTATGTCCCTTTGTTatataaatttctaaaatacCTCCACAAATATCTATGTAGAGAGATATTATTGAATGCGTGTGTACAAATTTTTTTACTCACCTATAGTGTAATACcaattaaactattttagtaATATATACTTTTAACACAACTTCATGAGGGTTCCAAGATCCTAATGTCATGTCATCATCATCCTCAGTTATTTGTAAGGTTTCATATTGGAGGCCATAATTAGCTAAGTGTTATCTATATTTACTTATTGTAGACTTAAACAACTCTTTATCAGTGCACAGCAGACCCTATTTTGTATGTGACAAGTTGTGCACTCAAGGAAATACGTAAGCTATTCTTGCATAGGgaaaactaaaaatgaaaaaacagaAGATCAATAGAGAAATGAAGGAACTATTTTTACTGTATCTTTTGCTGCTGCTAAAGCTTAAATTGATGACGTATAACTGAAATAGAATAATATGACATCCTGTATAATACAATATTGCTTTTGTTTGCCGCAGGGATGGAAGTGTACCTGTCTCATTTATCCAGAAATACCTAGTGAAGAAACTAGATCTCACCAGTGAAGCTGAGGTAACATCGATTCCGAttcgtgtatatatatatatatatatatatgtatgtatgtatatcaaaattaaagagTATATTAGGTAAGAACTCTTAATTATCATATGAAATAAGAACATTTGATTACAAATATtagatcaaaattaaaaaatttagattgcATCATTAGTAACAAATCTCAAATGtatcttttattaaatatgagAGAAGATCACGTGGAAtttgtaattaatattgtaaTCTCAATCGTCAATATCAGTATAATGATTGTAATTAGATATTCTTGTTTCTCACATTAACCAATATCCTCACTATTTGGGTGTCCTTAATGTTTTATTTGTCAAGCTTGCATTATTCCAAGGAGAAATTTTAGCAACTCTTAATATAATCATATTCACTATGTCCCTTTGTTatataaatttctaaaatacCTCCACAAATATCTATGTAGAGAGATATTATTGAATGCGTGTGTACAAATTTTTTTACTCACCTATAGTGTAATACcaattaaactattttagtaATATATACTTTTAACACAACTTCATGAGGGTTCCAAGATCCTAAGCAATTCTCACACATGTTGCCTCACACTTTGGTTAATTCAATTTGCAGATTGAGATTAAATGTATGGGACAACCAGTGCTCCCTACACTGAGACTACATAATTTGGTTGAGTTGTGGCTTGATTCAACGGTGTCCACATCACACCGAATTCCAGCGATTATTGGGTCCTCGGCAAAAGATTTTGTCATGGTCCTGGCTTATGCTCGAAAGACTCCACACCCTTGATTCACATTTTTATCGCACCTTGGAAATCTTCATTGTTGCATCGTCGCATGCAATGTATGTTGAATATATGTTTGTTCTGTCACCTTGTTGccaaaagaaataatttatatagaAATTCTTACTTCTCCATAAAAACATACCCCTTTTAGAGTACCATGATCTGGTTGGTCATTTTGTAATGATCATTCTTTCTTTTTAAGacctttttttttgtatttttaaatgatCTTGTTATTCCAATAATAATTTGGAGTGCACATGTGACTTAGATAGCTACAGGCCACCATACTGGTCAAAAGATATAATTTGTTGGGAATTTGACATTTGAATGGAgagattttctttttatatttttttcgttCGAGAAGAATGATTTTTGCAAGCCAACAATTCGTGAAGAATAGTTGACATGCAGAAAATGAACCAAATAAGATTGAAGAACTTCATTACCATTTTATTCTTTTGGGCTTTGAGTCCAAAAGAACAATTGAGAtctcattcaattttttttatagataaatgttAATTCTTACTAGTATGTTATGTTTGTTGTAAGTGGTTGAACTTTGaatctttaatcaaattatttcGAGTGTTGCAGCTCAACTATTTGAGTTAGGCTTTGCACTCAATATTGGCATATCAGCTTTGGTACTTGGTATGGATACTATATGAATGCATGTAGGTAATCAAACAACTTGTATTTATTTGCAATGTACGTGTTGACTAAAAACAAAGCAATGTTTTGGTTAAGAATTAGTTCAACGTCGAAAGATACGAAAACAATTCTTAGTACTACAGTACGATCAAGTTTTGCTTTGTTAGTACAATAACATTAGCGGAGTGGCGATGtctatgaattttattttcgtGCTATTTTTGTTTTCTGCTTTTGGtttggtaaaattaattttgattgataagtgatttttaaatgaaaaactaaGTATTTCAAATTCAACCACTTAAATGCAGCACCAACCCGCAAATATGGGTTATCactaaaactaaaacaaaaacaataaaataattaaatatttttcttagaaTTAAAAATACTTCTATTTTTTATCAAGGTTTTCctttaaacttatattttacCATTTCAATTAGACTTAAGAgattgtatacttattttattctaaaaaaacaattattttttatgcatcACAGCGAACAACTAAGAAATCATGGATTTTTCTACAATTGAAATAAGCATTAAAAagacctttttatttttttattattatcaaagtCTTGctttaaaattagtttaaatcTCAATATGTGTTTGATTGGCACTGCATATTCGAATTcacattctaattttttaaatacttctACAATCTTTTACGATGTGATATGTTTTTACGACACtacataaaacaaatataatttctaCTCAACCAAGGAATCCCCGGATTTTAATTTCCACAGTAAGAATAGACTATagtattaataatagtttagcTCAATTGCTTTTCTATAGGTGtgcatcaaatatttttctaaatgagagaatataattttttaagataacTCAAAATCTTCTCTATAAATTacctttttaaaataatagatttaaaaaatcttcaaaacaaataaattttataaaatattgtatcaaaattaaagaatttttaatataacgtaaaaataaagaatttaaaatttcttctttattttttaatatatgaatcacataaaaataaaaaaataaaaaattcttctttatcttttaatatatgaattacaaaagaatttctataataatttaaatttcttctttatcttttaatatatgaattacAAAAGGATTTctataataattttacatttacaATTGTGTCTACTTATGTTTCAAAAtttgtatattaattatttccaATTTTACACTTTGATccctaaaaatatataaaatagtccttaaactttttcaaaatttcaattttaactcaaatttaatttttatttttatcccgaaatttataaaactaaccCACTTTAAATTAAAGTTTGTTCATGTCAAACAACTATAAATTGAAGTATGTGaattacttaaaatttaaattttttagaattttcaattaTTGTGTTGAAACAAACTCTAAAAATTACAACAAAGCACGAACTATAATCATACTCCTCTGTTCAACCAAAAACTACCTATCTATATTTTCacttacaataaataaaaaaatacaaatatcaaaaatcataccaaaataaaattatcaagacaatgatattgaaaatcaaaatacacaaaatcgAATCCCCTTCTAGCAAACAagtttaagtaaaaaaaatgtacatGTAAAAAACCATTCTTGTTAAGAATTAAGAAAACATGAACAATCCAATTTCCCCTAAACAAATtgaatgtatttttatgaagaaaaaaaaaaaaagaatgtatGTAAACTAGGGGACACAAAATGAACAAGTATCCTATATTAAGGATACCCTGTTGAAGTAGAACGCTTTGTAGGGGTACCCCCAGCAAACGAAAGTAACCCTCCATCATAGAACTCATGTTCATCAACATACAAATCCTCCGTACTCCTAAACGCAGCGTGCAACACAACAAGCGCAACACCAACCACAACCGAAACCAGCACGTTCACCCAAACACCGGTAAACGCCAAAGCTACGACGGTCACCACCGCGAGCACCGCCGCAGAAACCCTATCATCAACATCACGGCCAAACAGAACAAACGGTTCGTCACGGAAGAAGTAGAGGAAGAACCAAGCCACGAGCGCGATCAAGAATACGATTATTGAGAAAGGATGCCATAGTAGACTTAGGAACAAAACGAAGAGGACGATCATGGTGTAGTTTACTCGGAAGTGGTTAAGGTTGCGCTTCACGCGCGAGGTTGCTTCGTTTAGGGAGTAAGGGCGCGTGAATGAGTAGAGAGCGAAAACTTCTTCCCATGGTCTGCGCGTGGCGAATAGGGACTTTGGTGTTGTTGTGGTAGCGCGTGAGACGAAGTGTGGAGCTGTGGAATTTGAAGATGAAGGTGAAGGGAGGGAACTGTAATGTGGtgctgaagaagaagaagaagacatGACATCACAACTCAACGAAGAGTTTGATCGAATATAGTTGAAATGGATCGAAATTGATAATTGAATTAACGAACCCTAATTTTGTATTGTGAAGTTACAGTTGATAACAGTGATTGTGAGAAAGACggtaagaagaagaagaaagttgTGTGTTGTGGAATGAACGATGTCGTTTTGTGTGTAATAAAAGAAGGCACGAGGGACGAGTTAGGTGTCGTTTACTTGGTAATAAGCAATGCCAGCGAGTGCATGAAATCCACCTGGAAGGCACTGAAGTGTGGTGGAGTGGGTCCCGTGTGATGCAAAACGATAAACAAAGTGACTAACTTCCAGCGAAACTATGCACGATCTGCCTGCATATTTGCGTGTTTAtaagagcatctacaacgggagtgaaaatgagttcgtccgtcagcgtgtaattacttaacttccagttttttgtgggttcaccgttggagttgtgccaaTGTGTCATCACGGTACTGTCAGGAAGGAACGGTGTTTCATAGCagttacgtttttttttttttctatctactttcacaatttaataataatataattataatcgttaccttttattaatttattaataataataataaatttatcattttttattaatttatagctgttaacttctttttaatttattaaataataataattttgtaaccattagtttttttttagttaatataccacccttagccttttttttctcctttaattactattgttagctcattaatagaaacaatttgttattcatacttttttttcacaatttttgttatagaagtttattaaagtttttattaacgtacttttttatttatttttcatttaaattaatatttttaagttataataaaatggaATATTAATGTATAAGTTAAAGGaatggaatataatatgattttttaaaagttaaaccgtaaaaaatgaatgagttaaTTTAGAGTGATGTTgcatagtagaacttgaatatgttgagttcaccgttgaaGTAGAAAATGAGggaattgcttcaagatgatgtggcacagtggACCCCATCTAAAGAACCCACATTGAGTTCACCGCTGTAGATGCTCTAAGTATGGAAATTATTTCTATAAGAAATAGAAGGatggataaaaataaatattttgatcaattaataattgattgataattataatttataaatataaaatatattaatacatattaactttttttataaacatcttttataataataatttttttttctttcctaatTCAATGTTTTGAATCGGTCATGATGTaaaaataaacactttttagCATTTTGGGCTTGGACTAACAATGTTAGTTCATTCACGTCGTGACAGCAAGTTCTCAACAAGGGGAAAATGacttaagtaaaaaataaactcaattgGTACTTTATTGGATTGGACCAAAGAGGACCTTTAAATAAGTATTGATTTGACTTTTGAGGTGAGTAGAAGGTACTCACTAGGAGTTAGGATTTGCTCGGATTCGGTTTGAAAATGGCACACCGAAGGAGACCACAGTTGACAATATTTGGCCTATCTCTAACCATTTGAAGCATTGGTTATAGAGGTGGCGGTTTTATTGTTTAAACGGGTGATCGAATAACTTGTGTCGGTTttgaattaaacaaaaattgatactAAATtctttgacaat from Cicer arietinum cultivar CDC Frontier isolate Library 1 chromosome 3, Cicar.CDCFrontier_v2.0, whole genome shotgun sequence encodes:
- the LOC101507166 gene encoding E3 ubiquitin protein ligase DRIP2-like isoform X1, with amino-acid sequence MSSNQVVKVKRETIATCMTCPLCNNLFKQATTISECLHTFCRKCIYDKITDEDLECCPVCNIDLGCVPLEKLRPDHSKQDVRSKIFPIKGKKVKEPEVVAASVPLPAKRKERSLSSLVVNTPRVSAQTTMTGRRTKPTRKASSMRSSSFSIEKTVKKEEEILDDCPESSNSPETSNKFGQNNGQQSEGSQSTPNKETENGAETWDAKLDLWKPLNCLVEVASRTKSFKSNTQGSDAKPEPVHVTENNSQVQKIKNKENKRKAKVDDEKISPFPVSSDTAKPNKSRRVRRKKEPFGESGISPQAVVDSTSDKLFKSGPIWFSLVASENQEGDAPLPQIPASYVRIKDGSVPVSFIQKYLVKKLDLTSEAEIEIKCMGQPVLPTLRLHNLVELWLDSTVSTSHRIPAIIGSSAKDFVMVLAYARKTPHP
- the LOC101507166 gene encoding E3 ubiquitin protein ligase DRIP2-like isoform X3; translated protein: MSSNQVVKVKRETIATCMTCPLCNNLFKQATTISECLHTFCRKCIYDKITDEDLECCPVCNIDLGCVPLEKLRPDHSKQDVRSKIFPIKGKKVKEPEVVAASVPLPAKRKERSLSSLVVNTPRVSAQTTMTGRRTKPTRKASSMRSSSFSIEKTVKKEEEILDDCPESSNSPETSNKFGQNNGQSEGSQSTPNKETENGAETWDAKLDLWKPLNCLVEVASRTKSFKSNTQGSDAKPEPVHVTENNSQVQKIKNKENKRKAKVDDEKISPFPVSSDTAKPNKSRRVRRKKEPFGESGISPQAVVDSTSDKLFKSGPIWFSLVASENQEGDAPLPQIPASYVRIKDGSVPVSFIQKYLVKKLDLTSEAEIEIKCMGQPVLPTLRLHNLVELWLDSTVSTSHRIPAIIGSSAKDFVMVLAYARKTPHP